From Thermoanaerobacter uzonensis DSM 18761:
AGCTTTTTTCCCCAAACCTCGAATTTACATAGCTAAAGGTAGCTATATAGCAACAGCGAAAGAGGCTTTGCTAAACAGCGATATTACTAAAGAAATAGTTGCAACTACAGGATTTGATACTCCAATGGGAGAAATAGTAATTGCTAAAGCATTAAGCGATGGTTATGTAGATTTAGCAGGACCATCTATAAATAGTGAAATGACAAAAGTATGTAACCTTCTTTTGAAATTGGGTTGTGATAAAGCTATTATAGATGGAGCCTTAAGTAGAAAAACTCAGGCTTCTCCTTCTGTATCTGAAGCTACAATACTGGCTACAGGAGCAGCTTTGTCCTATGATATGGAGGAGACGATTAGAAAAACAGCTTTTACTGTGAAACTTTTGTCTATAGAGGCAGAAAAAGATAAAGAAATTTTAAAATTGGCGCAAAATATTTTAGATAACTCTCGTTTGGGTTTTATATACAAAGATAAGCGTTATAAAAGGATAGAACTACCTACAGCTATAGATTCTTCTAAAGAGATTGTTGTAAATTTAGAAGGGGCCACTCATGTAATTATAAAGGGAGTGGTCTCTGATAAATTAATTGAAGATGTGATGAGAGGTACAGATAAGTATAAAGGAGTAGTGTTTCTTGCAGAAGACTCTACAAAGCTTTTTTTACAAGAAGAAACATTTTTAAAGTTTCAAAAGGGTGGTGGCATTTTAAAAGTACTAAAACCAGTAAATTTAGTTTGCGTTACTATAAATCCTGTCTCCTCTTTAAATTATCAGTATGACAAAAAGGAGTTTTTAGAGAGATTAAAAAGAGAAATCTCTATCCCTGTATTTGATGTAATGGGTGGTGATTAATATTAAATTTTTGACAGAAAAAGAAAGAGAGCAAATAGGC
This genomic window contains:
- the kamB gene encoding lysine 5,6-aminomutase reactivase subunit KamB, with the protein product MSKILELLKDYRTISIIGMAKNVGKTTVLNYILSKARGKYTLGLTSIGRDGEEYDQVAFFPKPRIYIAKGSYIATAKEALLNSDITKEIVATTGFDTPMGEIVIAKALSDGYVDLAGPSINSEMTKVCNLLLKLGCDKAIIDGALSRKTQASPSVSEATILATGAALSYDMEETIRKTAFTVKLLSIEAEKDKEILKLAQNILDNSRLGFIYKDKRYKRIELPTAIDSSKEIVVNLEGATHVIIKGVVSDKLIEDVMRGTDKYKGVVFLAEDSTKLFLQEETFLKFQKGGGILKVLKPVNLVCVTINPVSSLNYQYDKKEFLERLKREISIPVFDVMGGD